Proteins encoded in a region of the Benincasa hispida cultivar B227 chromosome 2, ASM972705v1, whole genome shotgun sequence genome:
- the LOC120071269 gene encoding pectin acetylesterase 10 — protein sequence MPKLLLLLFLLPLAFTKWVHAFLPYNLSDSSLFDSYQTSFAATLNPLMVPLTLIHGADAKQAVCLDGTLPGYHLHRGYGSGSNSWLVQLEGGGWCNNIRNCVYRKTTRRGSSRFMEKQIPFTGILSNRAEENPDFFNWNRVKVRYCDGASFTGDSENKAAQLQFRGQRIWLAAMEALKAEGMQFAKQALLSGCSAGGLASILHCDEFRDLFPRTTKVKCLSDAGLFLDVVDISGGHYIRSLFGGVVHLQGAGRNLPSICTRHLDPTSCFFPQNLIAGIRTPLFLVNAAYDSWQIQSSIAPPSLDPAGYWHDCRLNHAKCNQPQIQFLQGFRNQMLNAVSDFSKSSKNGLFINSCFAHCQTERQDTWFGDNSPVIGNKPIALAVGDWYFDRAAVKAIDCPYPCDRTCHHLVFRSG from the exons ATGCCCAAGCTTTTGctccttctctttctcttacCACTGGCTTTTACCAAATGGGTTCATGCCTTTCTCCCCTATAATCTCTCTGATTCTTCTCTCTTCGACTCTTATCAAACCTCCTTTGCTGCTACCCTTAATCCTCTCATGGTGCCTCTCACTCTCATTCATGGAGCAGATGCAAAACAAGCAG TCTGTTTGGATGGCACTTTGCCTGGATATCACTTGCATCGTGGATATGGGTCAGGATCAAATAGCTGGCTTGTTCAATTGGAG GGAGGTGGATGGTGCAACAATATCAGGAATTGCGTCTATCGAAAAACAACCAGGCGTGGATCATCAAGATTTATGGAGAAGCAGATACCATTTACTGGAATCCTGAGTAACAGAGCTGAAGAAAATCCTG atttttttaattggaaCAGAGTAAAGGTTCGTTACTGTGATGGTGCCTCTTTTACTGGGGATTCAGAAAACAAG GCTGCACAGTTGCAATTTAGAGGACAGCGGATTTGGTTGGCTGCTATGGAAGCATTGAAGGCTGAGGGAATGCAATTTGCTAAACAG GCTTTGCTTTCTGGATGCTCTGCTGGAGGTTTGGCATCTATTCTACACTGTGATGAGTTTAGAGACTTATTTCCAAGAACTACTAAAGTAAAATGTCTGAGTGATGCTGGATTATTCCTTGATGT GGTTGATATATCTGGAGGGCACTACATTAGAAGCTTATTTGGAGGTGTGGTGCACTTGCAG GGAGCAGGAAGGAATCTGCCATCCATTTGTACGAGACATCTCGATCCAACTTCG TGTTTCTTCCCACAAAATTTAATTGCTGGAATCAGAACCCCACTGTTTCTTGTCAACGCAGCATATGATTCCTGGCAG ATACAATCCAGTATAGCCCCACCTTCTCTGGATCCAGCTGGGTATTGGCATGATTGTAGGCTGAATCATGCAAAATGTAACCAACCTCAGATTCAATTTCTTCAGG GATTCAGGAACCAAATGTTGAATGCTGTTAGCGATTTCTCAAAATCCTCTAAAAATGGGTTATTTATTAATTCATGTTTTGCTCACTGCCAAACTGAGAGACAAGACACATGGTTTGGCGACAATTCTCCTGTCATCGGAAACAAG CCAATTGCTCTGGCTGTTGGAGATTGGTACTTCGATCGAGCAGCGGTGAAAGCAATCGATTGTCCCTATCCTTGTGACAGGACTTGCCACCATCTGGTTTTTAGAAGCGGTTAG